TTGATATTTAGGGACTGTAAACTATTTTGTGTTTTTGCTGTTAGTTAGTTTAAAAATGATTTTGAAATTCATAGGCAAAAAATTTACTTTTAAATTTTTATTTTATGAACTCAGACTTAGAAAAACAATTAGACGCCTTGATCGGCAAAATCAGCAACAAGGAGGACTTTGACCAGGTCAAGGAACAGTTGCTTAAACGTGGTATTGAATCACTTTTAAAAGCAGAAATGACTGCCCACTTAGGGTTTCAAAAAGGAGGTTCTGTAATTGAGAACAACCAGCGCAATGGTTTCTCAGAGAAAACTATCAAGACTCATAACGGCGAACAACGCATCAAAATCCCCAGAGATCGTCAAGCGAGCTTTGAGCCTGTTATTGTCCCCAAACATCAATCGATTAGTCAAGAATTAGAAGATTGTATTCAACTGCTTTACGCCAAAGGTATGAGCAATAGCGATATTATTGATTTTATTGAAAGTACCTATGGAGTGCAGTATTCCACATCACAGGTATCCATTATCACCAATCAATTATTGGAAGACATCAAACAATGGCAGAATAGACCTTTAGAAGACGTATATCCCATTGTCTGGATAGATGCTATTCATTATAAAATACGTCAAGAAGGCAAGGTAATATCTAAAGCCTGTATGATAGTTTTAGGGGTGAATACCGAAGGGCAACAAGATATTTTGAACATGAGTATTGTGGAGACAGAAAAGGCAGCTGCTTGGATGTCCATTTTAGACGATCTGCGCTCTAGAGGCGTAAAAGATATCTTCTTTCTGTGTTCGGATAACCTCTCTGGATTAGATAAAGCTGTAGAAGCTATTTTTCCAGGTAGTATACGTCAAATATGTATCGTACATCAAATTAGAAACTCTTTAAAATATGTGAGCTATAAGGACCGTAAATCAATAATGGTCGATATTAAAGCTATTTATCAAGCCGATAATGAGAAATTCGCTTTAGAGGCTTTCGAAGTCTTTAAACAAAATTGGGAAGATAAATACCTCTCTGCCGTACAGTCTTGGGAAAACAATTGGGATAATTTGACCTCGTTTTTAAACTACCCAAAAGAGATTAGAAAACTTATATATACTACCAATATCATTGAGAGTTTTAATGCCAGTTTAAGAAAATATACACGCAACAAAAAAGTCTTTCCTCATGATGATGCAGCACTGAAATCCATATATTTAGCAGCTCAAAGCATCAGCAAAAAATGGAAGAAAACACGATTTAAATGGGGCCAAATTTACAATCAATTGTATATTTGTTTTCCAAACAGGTTATAATCTATATTATTTTAACCTATGAATTTTGAAATTATTTTTCAAAAACACAAAATTTTGGATAAACTCTCCTGTTACAAGCATCATGGATGTGTATTTAGAATCTTCTATTTATGCGCTTTCTTCAAGGTTTGAAGGTTCTTATAGAAACCATGGCATGTGGTCCGCAGTGGCATTTAATTGTCCGTGTGGTGTAAAAGAACTTAAGGATGGCGAAGATGGCTATCTCGTAAATGTTAATGATACAACTTCCTTTGCACAATCGTTAATTAAACTTATTGAAAATCCTGAGTCTAGAAAACAAATGGGCGCTGCTGCGCGAAAAAATATATTAAGACTATCACCAGAAGTTATATTTCCTAAATGGAAAAAAATGTTCGAAGCTTTAGTCGAAAATTAATAAAGTAATTAATCCCAAAATCTCTAATTATGAAACAGTTCTACTTATTTGTCATGATCATGTTTTTGTCCTTAAAAGGTATAGCGCAAAACGTAAAGTACGGTGTTCGTGCTGGTATGAATATTTCAAGCTTAGACTTTTCTTCAGATATTCCTGAAGAAAATAAACATCGAAATGGTTTTTATATCGGTTTTTTGGCCGATGTTAGTTTAACTAAAACCATTTCTCTTATTCCTGAGCTTCAATTTTCTTATGAAGGTTCAAAAGCAGACGATTTGCAATTTGATTATATTCAAATGCCTGTTTTATTAAGTGTTAAATTGGTCAAGAAAATCCATTTCAATTTCGGTCCGCAAATTGGCATAAAAGTGCACAAAGTTGATGATTTGGCTAAAAATTTTGGTTTTTCATCCATTTTAGGAATAGAACACCGTATAAATCAAGCGCTTTTCGCTGATATACGCCACACCAACGGACTAAGAAATGTTTTTGATGATGATTCTGGTTTAAGCGCTAAAAATAGAACTTTACAAATAGGCGTTGGATATAAATTTTAACCATGAATGGTTTCAGAGGTTCCTAAGTCTCTCATGATTTCAGCCTCATATTCTAGAAGCTTTTGCCATTTGGCATCTACTTCAGTTTTATCACCATATTTTCTTGCAAAGCCTAAAAACATGGTGTAATGATTTGCTTCACTTACCATTAAATTTCTATAGAAAGTTGCAAGCTCTTGGTCTTCCAATTCCTCCGAAAGTAATCTAAAACGTTCACAGCTTCTTGCTTCTATTAAAGCGGCATATAATAAACGGTGTACAAGTTGTGTGGTTCTGCTACCGCCTTTTGGGAAAAACTTTAAAAGTTGAATCACGTATTCATCACGTCTATCTCTGCCCAATACCCAACCGCGTTCAATAATTTTGTCATGTACCATTTTAAAATGACTAATTTCTTCTTTAACCAAGGCGGTCATTTCTTGTACCAAATCGGTGTATTCTGGGAAACTAACTATTAAAGATATGGCGGTACTGGTAGCTTTTTGTTCGCAGAAAGCATGATCGGTTAAAATTTCTTCAATATTCTTTTCTACAATATTTACCCATCTTGGGTCTGTTGGTAGTTTTAATCCCAGCATAATTTTATTTTTTAATGATATTAAAGACCTAAGTCGAAAGTTCTTCTTAAAAGATCGATACTTGGGTTTTTTTCCTTAAGTTTTTCAAATTTTTCAACCGTAGTGTAGGCGTACTGTTTTTCCTTAACTTCATTTATGGTAATTTCTAAAGCAATATCATAATTACTTAAGGTCTTTCTTATGTAAAGCAATAGATCATATTGCTGACGTTCAACTTCTACCTTATTCGTGGCATTAGGGAATTCTAAATGCGCTGTTGTTCCGTTAAGTTTAGGCGTGTCAATAGCCAAAATAGAAGCTAAATTATGTTTCCCTTCCTTTCTTAAGAAATTGATATATTCATTCCAAACTTTTAAAAACTCACTTTCGGTAAAGGGTTCAGTAGGCAGGTTTTCCTCATCTACGACCACTTCCATCTGTTTGATTTG
This genomic interval from Tamlana carrageenivorans contains the following:
- a CDS encoding IS256 family transposase encodes the protein MNSDLEKQLDALIGKISNKEDFDQVKEQLLKRGIESLLKAEMTAHLGFQKGGSVIENNQRNGFSEKTIKTHNGEQRIKIPRDRQASFEPVIVPKHQSISQELEDCIQLLYAKGMSNSDIIDFIESTYGVQYSTSQVSIITNQLLEDIKQWQNRPLEDVYPIVWIDAIHYKIRQEGKVISKACMIVLGVNTEGQQDILNMSIVETEKAAAWMSILDDLRSRGVKDIFFLCSDNLSGLDKAVEAIFPGSIRQICIVHQIRNSLKYVSYKDRKSIMVDIKAIYQADNEKFALEAFEVFKQNWEDKYLSAVQSWENNWDNLTSFLNYPKEIRKLIYTTNIIESFNASLRKYTRNKKVFPHDDAALKSIYLAAQSISKKWKKTRFKWGQIYNQLYICFPNRL
- a CDS encoding glycosyltransferase, with product MKLFFKNTKFWINSPVTSIMDVYLESSIYALSSRFEGSYRNHGMWSAVAFNCPCGVKELKDGEDGYLVNVNDTTSFAQSLIKLIENPESRKQMGAAARKNILRLSPEVIFPKWKKMFEALVEN
- a CDS encoding porin family protein, with the translated sequence MKQFYLFVMIMFLSLKGIAQNVKYGVRAGMNISSLDFSSDIPEENKHRNGFYIGFLADVSLTKTISLIPELQFSYEGSKADDLQFDYIQMPVLLSVKLVKKIHFNFGPQIGIKVHKVDDLAKNFGFSSILGIEHRINQALFADIRHTNGLRNVFDDDSGLSAKNRTLQIGVGYKF
- a CDS encoding tRNA-(ms[2]io[6]A)-hydroxylase, translated to MLGLKLPTDPRWVNIVEKNIEEILTDHAFCEQKATSTAISLIVSFPEYTDLVQEMTALVKEEISHFKMVHDKIIERGWVLGRDRRDEYVIQLLKFFPKGGSRTTQLVHRLLYAALIEARSCERFRLLSEELEDQELATFYRNLMVSEANHYTMFLGFARKYGDKTEVDAKWQKLLEYEAEIMRDLGTSETIHG